The Pseudomonadota bacterium genome includes a region encoding these proteins:
- a CDS encoding CbiX/SirB N-terminal domain-containing protein: protein MKAIILLGHGSRVPGAGKDMETAARMLEEKYQLDIVECCNMSRLGPHFPETLKTCVLKGATEVILIPYFLNMGLHIRLDIPEMMKEEAEKYPGIRLIYGKQLGFDEAFVDILYKRIEQSLKLPDVREIELLPREKFPVPEGQGEFVEMSPEEAKKFASGHSHLHQHSHEH, encoded by the coding sequence ATGAAAGCAATTATCTTGCTCGGACACGGCAGCCGGGTACCTGGTGCAGGAAAGGATATGGAGACGGCTGCACGGATGCTTGAAGAAAAATATCAACTGGATATTGTTGAATGCTGTAATATGTCACGGCTCGGGCCGCATTTTCCGGAAACACTTAAGACATGTGTTTTAAAAGGAGCAACGGAAGTAATCTTAATTCCCTATTTTTTGAACATGGGACTTCATATCCGGCTTGATATTCCTGAAATGATGAAAGAAGAGGCCGAAAAATACCCTGGTATCCGCCTGATTTATGGAAAACAGTTAGGCTTTGATGAAGCTTTTGTGGATATATTGTATAAACGAATTGAGCAATCTTTAAAATTGCCTGATGTAAGAGAAATAGAACTTTTGCCGCGGGAAAAATTTCCTGTTCCCGAAGGCCAGGGAGAATTTGTGGAAATGTCACCTGAAGAGGCAAAGAAATTTGCAAGCGGTCATAGCCATTTGCACCAACATTCGCATGAACACTGA
- the cobI gene encoding precorrin-2 C(20)-methyltransferase, with protein MKNEKQRNLYFVGLGPGDPELLTVKSIRLIKECDVLFVPVRKKNSTESMALNIISDSIDLKNKRIVFLHFPMVKGAQNILDAMEPAAQSVQEQLKENESGVFITLGCSTIYSTAGNLFLVLCEKGISMHFVPGVSSVSGTAAASGTPLVYSEEKLAILPATYSMDQIESCLDVFETVVLMKAHSSMDMILELVAKKGFLKSSFVVEKASTNEEKVRFLSDISAGYRPHYMSTVIIKKNI; from the coding sequence ATGAAAAATGAGAAGCAAAGAAATTTATATTTTGTCGGTTTAGGCCCAGGTGATCCGGAGCTTTTAACAGTAAAATCCATCCGCTTGATTAAAGAATGTGATGTTTTGTTTGTTCCGGTTCGCAAAAAAAATTCAACCGAATCCATGGCATTAAATATTATCTCAGATAGCATTGATTTGAAAAACAAACGGATAGTTTTTCTTCATTTTCCAATGGTAAAAGGAGCGCAAAATATACTTGATGCAATGGAGCCGGCGGCACAATCCGTTCAGGAGCAGTTGAAGGAAAACGAATCCGGTGTATTTATTACACTGGGATGTTCAACCATATATTCAACAGCCGGAAATCTTTTTTTGGTACTTTGTGAAAAAGGCATTTCAATGCATTTTGTTCCTGGGGTAAGCTCTGTCAGCGGAACTGCGGCAGCATCCGGTACTCCGCTTGTATATTCGGAAGAAAAACTGGCAATATTGCCGGCAACGTATTCAATGGATCAGATTGAATCATGCCTGGATGTTTTTGAAACGGTAGTACTTATGAAAGCGCATTCCAGTATGGATATGATTTTGGAATTGGTAGCAAAAAAAGGTTTTCTTAAATCATCGTTTGTAGTGGAAAAGGCTAGTACGAATGAAGAAAAAGTACGCTTTCTGTCCGATATCTCCGCAGGATATCGACCTCATTATATGAGCACAGTAATTATTAAGAAAAATATATAA
- the cobM gene encoding precorrin-4 C(11)-methyltransferase: MAIVSFIGAGPGDPELITLKAVNRIRSAGIIIYAGSLVPKSVFLPHTNLSEENIISSADLTLEETHQLMVQTVLKGENVARIHTGDPSIYGAIYEQMALLDEDGIDYEVIPGISSAMAAAAALKTEFMIPDGTQTVMFTRSHGKTPVPELEDLEKLASHQSTMVIFLSAHKADAVVEKLSKHYPVKTPAVIAYRIGWPDEMIIRTTIGGISSCISEKRIHKQALIMVGEVFAEKKRLNTRSVLYGKEKNERSNG; the protein is encoded by the coding sequence ATGGCCATTGTAAGCTTTATCGGCGCAGGCCCTGGAGATCCTGAACTCATTACTTTAAAGGCGGTCAATCGGATCAGATCGGCAGGCATAATAATATATGCCGGGTCTCTGGTTCCGAAAAGCGTATTTCTCCCTCATACGAATTTGTCGGAAGAAAATATTATCAGCTCTGCTGATCTGACTCTTGAAGAAACTCATCAACTTATGGTTCAAACGGTTTTAAAAGGTGAAAACGTGGCAAGGATTCATACCGGCGATCCTTCTATTTATGGCGCAATTTATGAACAGATGGCGCTTTTGGATGAGGATGGAATTGATTATGAAGTAATCCCTGGCATATCTTCGGCTATGGCAGCAGCAGCAGCACTTAAAACGGAATTTATGATTCCCGACGGCACACAAACGGTAATGTTTACACGCAGCCATGGAAAAACACCAGTGCCGGAGCTTGAAGATCTGGAAAAACTTGCCTCACACCAGTCAACTATGGTTATTTTTTTAAGCGCCCATAAAGCGGATGCGGTCGTTGAAAAATTGAGTAAGCATTATCCTGTAAAGACTCCGGCTGTTATTGCTTACCGTATTGGCTGGCCCGATGAAATGATCATCAGAACCACAATCGGAGGTATTTCTTCCTGTATAAGCGAAAAGCGGATTCATAAACAGGCTCTTATTATGGTGGGAGAAGTGTTTGCCGAAAAGAAGAGATTAAATACAAGATCGGTTTTATACGGCAAGGAAAAAAATGAACGATCAAATGGATAA
- a CDS encoding ATP-binding cassette domain-containing protein → MENNVRLCVKDVSLIYPDGTKALLDISIEIKKGEFAAVLGSNGSGKTTLLKIMDGLLKGSEGTVLLDGKNIRELSPKMIYQKIGLVFQNPDDQLFAATLFDDIAFGPINMGLNVSEVKDRVICALKDVELDGLEKKSIHNLSYGQKKRACIAGLLAMGHEILLLDEPTAGLDPMGEYKMMSLLKKLNLENGVTIVMATHSVDLVPIFLSKLYILSCGRIVRSGVPEEVFTAPMEMSEVKLRLPMIAELVYKLKNEDGLQFERIPLTIGEARRDIIRAMESRS, encoded by the coding sequence ATGGAAAATAATGTAAGACTTTGCGTAAAAGACGTATCTTTAATATATCCTGATGGAACAAAAGCTCTTTTAGACATCAGCATTGAAATCAAAAAAGGAGAGTTTGCAGCAGTACTTGGTTCCAATGGATCAGGAAAAACAACGCTGCTTAAAATCATGGATGGGCTCCTGAAAGGCTCTGAAGGCACAGTACTTCTTGATGGTAAAAATATCAGAGAGCTTAGCCCTAAAATGATATATCAAAAGATAGGCCTTGTTTTTCAAAACCCGGATGATCAGCTTTTTGCTGCAACCCTGTTTGATGATATAGCGTTTGGCCCGATAAATATGGGGTTAAATGTTTCTGAAGTTAAGGATCGTGTTATTTGTGCATTAAAAGATGTTGAACTTGATGGTCTTGAGAAGAAATCCATTCATAACTTAAGTTATGGTCAGAAAAAAAGAGCATGTATAGCAGGGCTTCTTGCCATGGGCCATGAAATATTGCTGCTTGACGAACCGACGGCAGGCCTTGACCCGATGGGCGAATACAAGATGATGAGTCTTTTAAAAAAACTTAACCTGGAAAACGGCGTTACAATCGTAATGGCAACACACAGCGTGGATCTGGTACCGATATTTTTATCCAAACTTTATATATTAAGCTGTGGCCGGATTGTAAGAAGTGGCGTACCCGAAGAGGTGTTTACGGCTCCCATGGAAATGTCGGAAGTAAAGCTCAGATTGCCCATGATTGCTGAGCTTGTTTATAAATTAAAGAATGAAGACGGCTTGCAGTTTGAGCGTATTCCGCTGACAATCGGCGAAGCCAGAAGAGATATAATAAGAGCAATGGAAAGCAGATCGTAA
- the cbiE gene encoding precorrin-6y C5,15-methyltransferase (decarboxylating) subunit CbiE → MGNKGSITNKDKIRVIGLNITGEPMSSKKRQYIKNADVLIGGKRQLEQAKFFNGKTILITGDIESLIDEIKQCIKKNLNVAVLASGDPLLFGIGNTLIQHFGIDAVEIYPGISAAQVALSRLGLKTDEAVIISRHGTHTDDLLRLLNHNTGVILTSNTYSPYEIIQELIKRYPQTKKWTGHVCQCLGTKDEIIQSGQLQQLCSYNTFRVPNILVVQNPDPAASIRISAEFGLPDDAYEHDANMITHPEIRAITLSKLKLGNAEILWDVGAGSGSVGIESALLNPYARVFCIEKNTERIENIIANAKKHKVNNVFVIEGHALEECLTLPAPDRVFIGGGGEDLPDLLSLCYQRLSSEGIMVVNTVTIESFEVVRTFFKQINKEIECISIQISRLHTIAKYHTLKPENPITLFGIKK, encoded by the coding sequence ATGGGAAATAAAGGCAGTATAACAAATAAAGACAAGATACGTGTTATTGGTTTGAATATAACAGGTGAACCAATGTCTTCAAAGAAACGTCAATATATAAAAAATGCCGATGTGCTGATCGGCGGTAAAAGACAACTTGAACAGGCAAAGTTTTTTAATGGAAAAACCATTTTAATTACCGGAGATATTGAGTCTTTAATAGATGAGATTAAACAGTGTATTAAGAAAAATTTAAATGTTGCAGTACTTGCATCCGGAGATCCTTTGCTTTTTGGAATAGGAAATACTTTAATTCAACACTTCGGCATAGATGCTGTAGAAATTTATCCTGGTATATCCGCAGCCCAGGTAGCGCTTTCAAGGCTTGGCTTAAAAACCGATGAAGCGGTAATCATAAGCAGGCACGGTACGCACACGGATGATTTGCTAAGATTATTGAATCATAACACAGGGGTTATTTTAACTTCAAATACGTACAGTCCTTATGAAATAATACAAGAGCTTATTAAAAGATATCCGCAAACAAAGAAATGGACTGGGCATGTGTGTCAATGTCTGGGAACAAAAGATGAAATTATACAAAGCGGACAACTGCAACAACTATGTTCATATAATACATTCCGGGTTCCAAATATTCTTGTTGTACAAAACCCTGATCCGGCTGCTTCAATTCGGATATCTGCAGAATTTGGCCTTCCCGATGATGCTTATGAACATGATGCAAATATGATTACACACCCTGAGATTCGTGCCATAACTCTCTCAAAGCTTAAACTCGGCAATGCCGAAATATTATGGGATGTAGGAGCAGGGTCAGGCTCTGTAGGAATTGAATCAGCACTTCTTAATCCGTATGCCAGGGTGTTTTGTATTGAAAAAAATACCGAAAGAATAGAAAATATTATAGCCAATGCGAAAAAGCATAAAGTAAATAATGTCTTCGTTATTGAGGGGCATGCTCTGGAGGAGTGTTTAACTTTGCCTGCACCGGACAGAGTATTTATAGGCGGTGGAGGTGAAGACCTGCCCGATCTGCTGTCTCTTTGTTATCAGCGCCTTTCAAGTGAAGGTATTATGGTTGTTAATACCGTAACCATTGAATCGTTTGAAGTTGTCCGTACCTTTTTTAAGCAAATTAATAAAGAGATTGAATGTATAAGTATTCAGATTTCCCGCTTACATACAATAGCCAAATATCATACACTTAAACCTGAAAATCCGATAACCCTGTTTGGAATAAAAAAATGA
- a CDS encoding energy-coupling factor ABC transporter permease translates to MFTDNAYAMHISEGILPFNWAVLWFIVAAPFVAYGLYKLKKLSSLDPSFKPLVGLVAAVVFIISCMPMPVPTAGTCSHPCGTGISAILLGPGLSVLVASVALFIQALFLAHGGLSTLGANIVSMGIMGSFAGYITFKTLRGFNTNLFAAGFAAGLIADWATYLSTSVELASGIMGGSPFMPLFTKIIIAFVPTQLPLGILEGAITGGMVVLLYKKRPDLLIKMKVIKPVGGVANEA, encoded by the coding sequence ATGTTTACTGACAACGCTTATGCAATGCATATATCCGAAGGAATATTACCTTTCAACTGGGCGGTTTTATGGTTTATTGTCGCTGCGCCATTTGTAGCTTATGGCTTATATAAGTTAAAAAAGCTTTCAAGTCTTGATCCTTCCTTCAAGCCTCTTGTCGGTCTTGTAGCAGCAGTTGTTTTTATCATCTCATGCATGCCCATGCCTGTTCCAACCGCCGGCACATGTTCACATCCATGCGGAACCGGAATCTCTGCAATATTACTTGGTCCTGGATTAAGTGTTCTTGTAGCTTCTGTTGCTCTGTTTATTCAGGCTCTTTTTCTTGCACATGGCGGATTAAGCACATTGGGTGCAAATATAGTATCTATGGGCATAATGGGATCTTTTGCCGGATATATTACCTTTAAAACCTTGCGCGGATTTAATACAAATCTTTTTGCGGCAGGGTTTGCAGCAGGATTAATAGCAGACTGGGCCACATATCTTTCCACTTCGGTTGAACTGGCCTCAGGCATAATGGGCGGCTCGCCTTTTATGCCGCTTTTCACAAAAATAATTATAGCTTTTGTTCCTACTCAGCTTCCTCTTGGAATACTTGAAGGAGCCATCACCGGCGGAATGGTCGTATTGCTGTACAAGAAAAGGCCAGATTTGCTCATAAAGATGAAAGTAATTAAACCGGTGGGAGGTGTAGCCAATGAAGCCTGA
- a CDS encoding DUF2162 domain-containing protein: MIYKSLILGVLFGIGIFAIKGGIGLSYYMFQKNSVRNKVGMSLLYALTYLLLFTVSAVILEKIDLIRHFAAIQNFVQSGMLIHLIMAGMLIVWGVVLLKKNSVSNNSSKGWLLLALPCPVCATVIFFSLGFLITFFPEFPMRVVLLLYLAFIVINLISVLVMVYLKKRSDSQAESFLGGAMILIAAYFILSVTIMPQFADVDKIYRLAMYQSDSAVGQTGQIFLYLIFITVLFLGGFAATTVKTKRINGRIS; this comes from the coding sequence ATGATTTATAAGAGTTTGATTCTGGGAGTATTGTTTGGCATCGGGATATTTGCGATAAAAGGAGGCATAGGTTTATCCTATTATATGTTTCAAAAGAATTCTGTACGCAATAAAGTGGGAATGAGTTTGCTGTATGCTCTCACATATCTTTTGCTTTTTACGGTATCGGCTGTAATTTTGGAAAAAATAGATTTAATCAGGCATTTTGCGGCCATTCAAAACTTTGTTCAATCAGGGATGCTTATCCATCTTATTATGGCCGGTATGCTTATCGTATGGGGTGTAGTGCTACTGAAAAAAAACAGCGTTTCTAATAACAGCAGCAAAGGATGGCTATTGCTGGCCCTTCCTTGTCCTGTTTGTGCCACAGTGATTTTTTTTTCTCTTGGTTTTCTTATAACCTTTTTCCCTGAGTTTCCGATGAGAGTTGTTCTTTTATTGTATCTTGCCTTTATCGTAATTAATTTAATTAGTGTGCTGGTTATGGTTTATTTAAAAAAACGAAGTGATTCACAGGCTGAAAGCTTTCTTGGCGGGGCTATGATTCTAATTGCAGCCTATTTTATTCTTTCGGTAACAATCATGCCGCAATTTGCGGATGTAGATAAAATTTACCGGTTAGCTATGTATCAATCAGATTCGGCAGTTGGTCAGACAGGTCAAATCTTTCTTTACTTAATATTTATTACAGTACTTTTTCTTGGAGGCTTTGCTGCAACTACAGTAAAAACCAAAAGAATAAATGGGAGAATATCATGA
- a CDS encoding MotA/TolQ/ExbB proton channel family protein, which yields MNPGALVKTFIYLISSSLLYPVLILLMLLTVYVIIYAGTFFAEWIERLRLKRCSPHDFPAIIKTGNTSSFISHRVNQFVKTLNKLNVEGNDTEIAIENFLQDTTLNVWKSMDRLRIMVRVAPALGLIGTLIPMGTGLAALGQGDMTKLSADLVIAFTTTVVGMAIGTAAFFFYTVKHRWVEEDIKNMELATEILTQQTETVNYEILQKAPS from the coding sequence ATTAATCCGGGTGCTTTGGTAAAAACCTTTATATACCTTATATCTTCTTCCCTGCTATATCCTGTACTTATCTTGCTGATGTTACTGACAGTATATGTAATTATCTATGCAGGAACTTTTTTTGCGGAATGGATTGAGCGGCTACGACTAAAAAGGTGCTCCCCGCATGATTTTCCTGCTATTATAAAAACAGGTAATACTTCATCTTTTATTTCTCATCGTGTGAATCAATTTGTTAAAACATTAAACAAATTGAATGTAGAAGGAAATGATACGGAAATAGCAATAGAAAACTTTTTGCAGGATACAACATTGAATGTCTGGAAATCTATGGACAGGCTGAGAATAATGGTAAGAGTGGCTCCGGCGCTGGGATTGATAGGAACCCTTATTCCAATGGGGACAGGACTGGCGGCATTAGGGCAGGGAGATATGACGAAGCTTTCCGCTGATCTTGTTATTGCTTTTACAACAACGGTAGTAGGAATGGCTATTGGCACAGCAGCATTTTTCTTTTACACGGTAAAGCATAGATGGGTTGAAGAAGATATAAAGAATATGGAGCTTGCAACCGAGATACTTACGCAACAAACGGAGACAGTAAATTATGAAATACTTCAAAAAGCGCCGAGTTAA
- a CDS encoding DUF2149 domain-containing protein: protein MKYFKKRRVNVVGKGLGTPAFSDDDPMTGVANLFDIGLVFIVGLIMVLFSMYHLQDLFSEKSELTILKKNTVNQEMEIITKKGKTIKAMKVSKEKVEGKGERLGIAYKLEDGSMVYVPE, encoded by the coding sequence ATGAAATACTTCAAAAAGCGCCGAGTTAATGTAGTTGGTAAGGGTTTGGGAACTCCTGCTTTTTCAGATGATGATCCCATGACAGGTGTTGCCAATCTGTTTGATATCGGGCTTGTATTCATAGTTGGTCTTATTATGGTTCTTTTCAGTATGTATCATCTTCAGGATTTATTCAGCGAAAAATCCGAGTTAACAATATTAAAAAAAAACACCGTAAATCAGGAGATGGAAATAATCACTAAAAAAGGCAAAACAATCAAAGCTATGAAAGTAAGTAAAGAAAAGGTGGAGGGCAAAGGGGAAAGGCTGGGTATTGCATACAAACTGGAAGACGGCTCTATGGTTTATGTGCCGGAGTAG
- the cbiD gene encoding cobalt-precorrin-5B (C(1))-methyltransferase CbiD — protein MQAVIAICTNIRMNTEKKNKLREGFTTGTCAAAAAGAAVEAYFGNPPNAVLVDLPDNNANMSVDIKSIKSLQIKEGINIEAIVIKDAGDDPDITNGAQIGAQVTIVESKVNRITIKGGAGVGKVTRPGLPVNIGESAINPVPLKMIEHEIKKRLPQDKAFSVTAVIFVKNGEVLAGKTLNPRLGIVGGLSILGTHGIVKPFSAKSYQDTIDICLRSARYDNQKICILSTGRKSEKLAQKMYEHFSERCFVQTADFFSYALQKASDLGFEHIILSCFFGKLCKWAMNMAYTHAKSGLIDFKYLSKAAFEAGLSDEFCRFVEGANNSRQIFESAHKEVPLFVDIIGEMAIGNAWATVNQKPMVTICLWDYHEKFYKKWEIKAV, from the coding sequence TTGCAAGCGGTCATAGCCATTTGCACCAACATTCGCATGAACACTGAAAAAAAGAATAAACTGCGAGAAGGTTTTACTACCGGAACATGTGCTGCTGCCGCTGCAGGGGCTGCTGTTGAAGCATATTTCGGGAATCCGCCAAATGCCGTTTTAGTGGATTTGCCGGATAATAATGCAAATATGTCCGTTGATATTAAATCAATAAAATCCCTGCAAATCAAAGAAGGGATAAATATAGAAGCTATTGTTATAAAAGATGCCGGAGATGATCCTGATATAACAAATGGTGCGCAAATCGGCGCGCAAGTTACTATTGTTGAAAGTAAAGTCAATCGGATTACAATAAAAGGCGGGGCAGGGGTGGGAAAAGTAACCCGGCCCGGATTGCCTGTAAATATAGGTGAATCCGCCATTAATCCGGTTCCTTTAAAAATGATAGAACATGAAATAAAAAAACGCCTGCCGCAAGATAAGGCTTTTTCTGTGACAGCCGTTATTTTTGTTAAAAACGGTGAAGTACTGGCAGGAAAAACCCTTAATCCGAGATTAGGCATTGTGGGGGGGCTTTCTATTTTAGGAACACACGGCATTGTTAAGCCTTTTTCTGCCAAAAGCTATCAGGACACAATCGATATATGCTTAAGATCCGCCCGATATGATAATCAAAAGATTTGTATCTTATCTACTGGCCGAAAAAGTGAAAAATTGGCGCAGAAGATGTATGAGCATTTTAGTGAAAGATGTTTTGTGCAAACAGCCGATTTTTTCTCATATGCATTACAAAAAGCGTCTGATCTGGGATTTGAACATATTATTCTTTCTTGTTTTTTTGGTAAATTATGCAAATGGGCCATGAATATGGCATACACTCATGCAAAATCCGGCTTGATAGATTTTAAATATTTGTCCAAAGCAGCATTTGAAGCCGGACTTTCAGATGAATTTTGCCGGTTTGTAGAGGGTGCTAATAATTCCAGGCAAATTTTTGAATCAGCACATAAAGAAGTGCCGCTTTTTGTGGATATAATCGGTGAGATGGCGATTGGAAATGCCTGGGCCACTGTAAACCAAAAACCTATGGTCACAATTTGTCTATGGGACTATCATGAGAAGTTTTATAAAAAATGGGAAATAAAGGCAGTATAA
- the cbiQ gene encoding cobalt ECF transporter T component CbiQ: MHLFDEYYKNSNLLTRVDVRIKLILTFSLLIMVLCSNGITFPLFVAVLSIVLCRIIDIPSRVMLIRFSEPLFIAAMLLFLKFFFTGHEPLFCVSIAGIDIIGYKDGLMEGIRLSSRIIGAVSLIALAGFSSPFTDIITGLSWFKIPSLFLELLMITYRYIFVLFEDAGVIYNAQKNRLGYSSIRLGLSSFGTLSGELIIRAFDRSQITTQAMFQRGYTGNMPVGHSASFKINEVAIALVIIVAAGVLWKIM, translated from the coding sequence ATGCATTTATTTGACGAATATTATAAAAATAGTAATCTTCTCACAAGAGTTGATGTTAGAATCAAACTTATATTAACGTTTTCACTGCTGATTATGGTTTTATGCAGCAATGGAATAACATTTCCTTTATTTGTAGCCGTGCTTTCCATAGTGCTTTGCAGGATTATTGATATACCTTCACGCGTTATGCTTATCAGATTTTCAGAGCCCCTTTTTATAGCCGCTATGCTTCTTTTTTTAAAATTCTTTTTTACAGGCCACGAACCTTTGTTTTGTGTAAGTATCGCAGGGATTGACATTATCGGGTACAAAGACGGCCTGATGGAAGGCATAAGGCTTTCAAGCCGCATTATAGGAGCTGTTTCGCTTATTGCACTTGCCGGATTTTCTTCTCCTTTTACAGATATCATTACAGGTCTTTCATGGTTTAAAATTCCTTCGCTGTTCTTAGAGCTATTGATGATTACCTACAGATATATTTTTGTTCTTTTTGAAGATGCAGGTGTTATATATAATGCACAAAAAAACAGACTCGGTTATTCCAGTATCCGATTAGGCTTAAGTTCTTTCGGAACGCTTTCGGGTGAACTTATAATAAGAGCTTTTGACCGCAGCCAGATAACGACCCAGGCAATGTTTCAAAGAGGATACACCGGGAATATGCCTGTTGGCCATAGTGCTTCTTTTAAAATAAATGAAGTTGCGATAGCATTAGTTATAATTGTTGCAGCCGGAGTGCTATGGAAAATAATGTAA
- a CDS encoding precorrin-8X methylmutase produces MDLMTGYKIEQRSLAIIEDTVGEHGFNLRQWAIVRRMIHASADFTILPLIKFNADPISKGIEAFKRGAAIITDSTMLKSGISRERLSQINPVYEKDNIFCNIADNEVARLSKTHNLPRSIFNIRSLKDKIHRGIVCIGNAPTALWEIVRLIKEEGIVPDLIFAMPVGFVNVVETKDMIKQTDLSYILMEGPRGGTTFVVAAVNAIAILALEEINK; encoded by the coding sequence ATGGATTTAATGACAGGTTACAAAATCGAACAGCGCAGTCTGGCTATAATAGAAGATACAGTGGGAGAGCATGGCTTTAATCTAAGGCAGTGGGCAATTGTACGCAGGATGATACATGCCTCGGCTGATTTTACAATTTTGCCTTTAATAAAATTTAATGCAGATCCCATATCAAAAGGAATTGAAGCATTTAAACGGGGCGCAGCAATTATAACCGATAGCACCATGCTAAAAAGCGGTATTTCCAGAGAGCGTCTTTCCCAAATTAATCCTGTTTATGAAAAAGATAATATATTTTGCAATATTGCAGATAATGAAGTTGCCAGGCTGTCAAAGACACATAATTTGCCCCGCTCTATTTTTAATATACGATCACTTAAGGATAAAATCCATAGAGGCATTGTTTGTATAGGCAATGCTCCGACTGCACTTTGGGAAATTGTAAGGCTTATAAAAGAGGAGGGCATTGTACCTGACTTGATATTTGCAATGCCGGTAGGTTTTGTTAATGTTGTTGAAACAAAAGATATGATTAAGCAAACGGATCTTTCCTATATATTAATGGAAGGCCCGCGCGGCGGCACAACTTTTGTTGTAGCGGCTGTTAATGCAATTGCCATATTGGCATTGGAGGAAATTAATAAATGA